A genome region from Variovorax paradoxus includes the following:
- a CDS encoding tautomerase family protein, whose translation MPYLQLDVNGRHAAADKKRLAKQLSETYARLMSVDMRRISIAIREVGEGGVWRMVDGEPVEVSVLMCDIRRGRSAELRLEVAKALCRDCIDILGLREDRLNVEFTQHSGDEMYHPTLGGYSPEWSEGEDQ comes from the coding sequence ATGCCCTACCTCCAACTCGACGTGAACGGCCGCCACGCAGCGGCCGACAAGAAGCGCCTTGCGAAGCAGCTCAGTGAGACCTACGCCCGCCTGATGAGCGTCGACATGCGCCGCATCAGCATCGCCATCCGCGAGGTGGGGGAGGGCGGCGTGTGGCGCATGGTCGACGGCGAACCGGTCGAGGTGTCGGTGCTGATGTGCGACATCCGGCGCGGACGCTCGGCCGAACTGCGGCTCGAGGTGGCGAAGGCGCTGTGCCGTGACTGCATCGACATCCTGGGGCTGCGCGAAGACCGGCTCAACGTCGAGTTCACGCAGCACTCGGGCGACGAGATGTACCACCCGACGCTGGGCGGCTACAGCCCCGAGTGGTCGGAAGGCGAGGACCAGTGA
- a CDS encoding LytR/AlgR family response regulator transcription factor, translating to MTLKTLIVDDESLARSRLRTLLRDCASPAAEVVAEASQGAEALQQLATMALDLVLLDVHMPGVDGIEVARELRSRADAPAVVFVTAHATHAVTAFELDAVDYLTKPVRAERLQQALLKAERFLKERRALQAPAAAPALPTPPESVLIQDRGRAERVPLSEVLYLKSEYKYLTVRTATRSHILDGSLNEFEERYPNRFLRVHRNALVARAAIRALEKYDDGEDAEGWALRLDAVPEPVAVSRRQLAAVREVLKETR from the coding sequence ATGACCCTCAAGACCCTCATCGTCGACGACGAATCGCTCGCCCGCTCGCGCCTGCGGACCCTGCTGCGCGACTGCGCCTCGCCCGCCGCCGAGGTGGTGGCCGAGGCCTCGCAGGGCGCCGAGGCGCTGCAGCAGCTGGCCACGATGGCGCTCGACCTGGTGCTTCTCGACGTGCACATGCCCGGCGTCGACGGCATCGAGGTCGCGCGCGAATTGCGCAGCCGCGCCGACGCGCCGGCGGTGGTGTTCGTGACGGCGCATGCCACGCACGCGGTGACTGCCTTCGAGCTCGATGCGGTCGACTACCTCACGAAGCCGGTGCGTGCCGAACGCCTGCAGCAGGCGCTGCTGAAGGCCGAGCGCTTCCTGAAGGAGCGCCGCGCACTGCAGGCCCCCGCCGCGGCACCGGCCCTGCCGACACCGCCGGAAAGCGTGCTGATCCAGGACCGCGGCCGCGCCGAACGCGTGCCGCTGTCCGAAGTGCTCTACCTCAAGTCCGAGTACAAGTACCTCACCGTGCGCACCGCCACGCGCAGCCACATCCTGGACGGTTCTCTCAACGAGTTCGAGGAGCGCTATCCGAACCGTTTCCTGCGGGTGCACCGCAATGCGCTGGTGGCGCGCGCCGCCATCCGCGCGCTCGAGAAATACGACGATGGCGAGGACGCCGAGGGCTGGGCGCTGCGGCTCGACGCCGTTCCCGAGCCCGTGGCCGTGTCGCGCCGGCAGCTTGCCGCCGTGCGCGAAGTGCTGAAGGAGACGCGATGA
- a CDS encoding winged helix-turn-helix transcriptional regulator produces the protein MAQRKSLRNDACPMARSLEIVGDQWSLLIVRDAFDGMKRFGEFQQSLGVAKNILSDRLKYLVQEGVLDLAPASDGSLYQEYVLTPKGKGLFPVVVGLRQWGEAHLFAKGEPHSTLLERDSGKPVPKIALLARDGQPLEPENTFVKKLPVTAGAG, from the coding sequence ATGGCCCAGAGAAAAAGCCTCAGGAACGACGCATGCCCGATGGCGCGCTCGCTCGAAATCGTCGGTGACCAGTGGTCGCTGCTCATCGTGCGCGACGCGTTCGACGGCATGAAGCGCTTCGGCGAGTTCCAACAGAGCCTGGGCGTGGCAAAGAACATCCTGTCGGACCGGCTGAAGTACCTGGTGCAGGAAGGCGTGCTCGACCTGGCGCCGGCGTCCGACGGATCGCTCTACCAGGAATACGTGCTCACGCCCAAGGGCAAGGGCCTGTTCCCGGTGGTGGTCGGGCTGCGCCAATGGGGCGAAGCGCACCTGTTCGCCAAGGGCGAGCCGCACTCGACGCTGCTCGAGCGCGACAGCGGCAAGCCGGTGCCGAAGATCGCGCTGCTCGCCCGCGACGGGCAGCCGCTCGAGCCGGAGAACACTTTCGTCAAGAAGCTGCCGGTGACGGCCGGCGCCGGCTGA
- a CDS encoding AI-2E family transporter, with amino-acid sequence MNNDRPASPGKPSASGAVDNPDAPPQPAPEPPAAVAAQAADPGPVSGPTADPAVSEPARERERKRLLLHMPVDVRSASLVVLAVLASVFALQWGQAVFIPLMLSLLLTYALSPLVELLHRWRMPRWIGAGLILMGLFGGIGWTGYSLSGNASQLLDSLPVAAQKLGQAMRRDKGASATPLESVQAAAAQLEKAAEENSARVASRRGVARVIIERPGFNVRDYLLSGTVGLLSAMGQLTLVAFLTYFALCSGDTFRRKLIKITGSSLQKKKVTVHVLDDITRNIERYLLVQILVSAIVGVATGVAFWALGVENAAVWGIIAAVTNLIPYIGSVIVLAAAGLVAFLQFNSLQMGIVVGGVSLAIHTVIGNLLMPWLTSRTSRMNPVAVFVGVIFWGWLWGIWGLLLGIPITMVIKSICDRVEDLQPIGELLGE; translated from the coding sequence ATGAACAACGACCGCCCCGCATCGCCCGGCAAGCCCTCCGCTTCCGGTGCCGTGGACAACCCGGACGCGCCCCCGCAGCCTGCGCCCGAGCCTCCGGCCGCCGTGGCTGCGCAGGCCGCGGACCCCGGGCCCGTGTCCGGGCCGACTGCCGACCCGGCCGTGTCCGAACCCGCGCGCGAACGCGAACGCAAGCGCCTGCTGCTGCACATGCCGGTCGATGTGCGCAGCGCCTCGCTGGTCGTGCTCGCCGTGCTGGCCAGCGTGTTCGCGCTGCAGTGGGGGCAGGCGGTGTTCATTCCGCTCATGCTGAGCCTGCTGCTGACCTACGCGCTGTCGCCGCTTGTCGAGTTGCTGCATCGCTGGCGCATGCCGCGCTGGATCGGCGCCGGGCTGATCCTCATGGGCCTTTTCGGCGGCATCGGCTGGACCGGCTACTCGCTCTCGGGCAATGCCTCGCAGCTGCTCGATTCGCTGCCCGTCGCCGCGCAGAAGCTCGGGCAGGCGATGCGCCGCGACAAGGGTGCCAGCGCCACGCCGCTCGAAAGCGTCCAGGCCGCTGCCGCGCAGCTCGAGAAGGCCGCGGAAGAAAACTCCGCCCGCGTGGCCTCGCGCCGCGGGGTGGCGCGCGTCATCATCGAACGGCCCGGCTTCAACGTGCGCGACTATCTCCTGAGCGGCACCGTCGGACTGCTGAGCGCCATGGGGCAGCTCACGCTCGTGGCCTTCCTCACGTACTTCGCGCTGTGCTCGGGGGACACCTTCCGCCGCAAGCTCATCAAGATCACCGGCTCGAGCCTGCAGAAGAAGAAGGTCACCGTGCACGTGCTCGACGACATCACGCGCAACATTGAGCGCTACCTGCTGGTGCAGATACTGGTGAGCGCGATCGTCGGCGTGGCGACGGGCGTCGCCTTCTGGGCCCTCGGCGTCGAGAACGCGGCCGTATGGGGGATCATCGCGGCCGTGACCAACCTCATCCCGTACATCGGCTCGGTGATCGTGCTGGCGGCCGCGGGGCTGGTGGCGTTCCTGCAGTTCAACAGCCTGCAGATGGGCATCGTGGTGGGCGGCGTGTCGCTGGCCATCCACACGGTCATCGGCAACCTGCTGATGCCCTGGCTCACCAGCCGCACCAGCCGCATGAACCCGGTGGCGGTCTTCGTGGGCGTGATCTTCTGGGGCTGGCTGTGGGGCATCTGGGGGCTGTTGCTCGGCATTCCGATCACGATGGTGATCAAGTCGATCTGCGACCGGGTGGAAGACCTGCAACCGATCGGCGAGCTGCTGGGCGAGTAG
- a CDS encoding GNAT family N-acetyltransferase — translation MSPSSSASPAVAAVEILDAEPLHMAAVQAIYSHYVLHDLCSFEEQVPTVEQMQARRADVLARALPYLVALKDGEVAGYAYATAYRARSAYRHTVEDSIYVAQGMHGHGIGKALLREVIRRCTEGGFTQMVAVVGNSANTGSQRLHESLGFERVGVLRDVGFKFGRWVDTVLMQRALR, via the coding sequence ATGTCGCCGTCATCGTCCGCTTCCCCCGCCGTTGCCGCCGTCGAGATCCTCGACGCCGAGCCCCTCCACATGGCCGCCGTGCAGGCCATCTACAGCCACTACGTGCTGCACGACCTCTGCTCGTTCGAGGAGCAGGTGCCCACCGTCGAGCAGATGCAGGCGCGCCGCGCGGACGTTCTCGCGCGCGCCCTTCCCTATCTGGTCGCATTGAAGGACGGCGAGGTGGCCGGCTACGCCTACGCCACGGCCTACCGTGCGCGCTCGGCCTACCGGCACACGGTGGAAGACTCGATCTACGTCGCGCAAGGCATGCACGGCCACGGCATCGGCAAGGCGCTGCTGCGCGAAGTGATCCGCCGCTGCACCGAAGGCGGCTTCACGCAGATGGTGGCCGTGGTCGGCAACAGCGCCAACACCGGTTCGCAGCGGCTGCACGAAAGCCTGGGCTTCGAGCGCGTCGGCGTGCTGCGCGACGTGGGCTTCAAGTTCGGCCGCTGGGTCGATACCGTGCTCATGCAGCGCGCGTTGCGCTGA
- a CDS encoding nitrilase family protein, which produces MNSSVPSAVAVATSADATPGLRASPVRVAVVQFDPQVGIENLERNAQAVHERLMAAVGNQARLIVLPELATTGYCFSGREEAYAHSQPVPGGATVQGWISFAAQHDVYIVGCLVEQDGMKLFDTAVLVGPDGYIGRYRKTHLWNNEKLWFTPGDEGYPVFETKIGRIGLLVCWDIWFPETTRILAQLGADIVCLPTAWVWTPPPLYDASGTCMAAYLTITAAHSNNLFIAAADRVGQERGAGFMGNSLIAGTNGWPVGRIAGPEEDTILYADVDLGAARSAPIWNRFNDLHRDRRTDLYDPLLGYRGAQALPR; this is translated from the coding sequence ATGAATTCATCCGTTCCCTCCGCCGTCGCTGTTGCCACCAGCGCGGACGCCACGCCGGGCCTGCGCGCCAGCCCAGTGCGCGTCGCCGTCGTGCAGTTCGATCCGCAGGTCGGCATCGAGAACCTCGAGCGCAATGCGCAGGCCGTGCACGAACGCCTGATGGCCGCCGTCGGGAACCAGGCCCGGCTCATCGTGCTGCCCGAGCTCGCCACCACCGGCTACTGCTTCAGCGGCCGCGAGGAGGCCTATGCGCATTCGCAACCCGTGCCGGGCGGAGCGACGGTGCAAGGCTGGATCTCATTCGCCGCGCAACACGACGTCTACATCGTCGGCTGCCTCGTCGAGCAGGACGGCATGAAGCTGTTCGACACGGCGGTGCTCGTCGGCCCCGACGGCTACATCGGCCGCTATCGCAAGACGCACCTGTGGAACAACGAGAAGCTCTGGTTCACGCCGGGCGACGAGGGCTACCCGGTGTTCGAGACGAAGATCGGCCGCATCGGCCTGCTGGTGTGTTGGGACATCTGGTTCCCGGAGACGACGCGCATCCTCGCGCAGCTCGGCGCCGACATCGTCTGCCTGCCCACCGCGTGGGTCTGGACCCCGCCGCCGCTGTACGACGCCAGCGGCACCTGCATGGCCGCGTACCTGACGATCACGGCCGCGCATTCGAACAACCTCTTCATCGCCGCGGCCGACCGCGTCGGCCAGGAGCGCGGCGCGGGCTTCATGGGCAACTCGCTCATCGCGGGCACCAACGGTTGGCCCGTCGGGCGCATCGCCGGGCCCGAGGAAGACACCATCCTCTACGCCGACGTCGACCTGGGCGCCGCGCGCAGCGCGCCCATCTGGAACCGGTTCAACGACCTGCACCGCGACCGCCGCACCGACCTGTACGACCCGCTGCTGGGGTATCGCGGTGCGCAGGCGTTGCCTCGCTGA
- a CDS encoding LysR family transcriptional regulator, whose protein sequence is MRCIRNTLEKTLNLDQLRSFGLVIETGSFSAAAERLGVSQPAVSLQIRQLERRLAVRLIERVGKRARATPAGMELLRHVPHIDTAVENAIDALADHASGVAGRVRLGTGATACLHFLPGVLRTLREQFPGLGVIVSTGNTEDQARKVEENSLDLALVTLPAAGRSLAATPVLEDEFVAIAPVDAKGLAPLRAKLTPADLGALPLVLFEPAANTRKLVDRWFAAAGLQPQAVMELGSVEAMKEMVAAGLGYGIVPGMSMTGRGAHPGLRVHRLSPRMHRTLAVVVRRDKPVSKALRVVLDAIVAAGRRGRR, encoded by the coding sequence ATGCGGTGCATAAGGAATACTTTGGAAAAGACACTCAACCTCGACCAGCTCAGGTCCTTCGGCCTGGTGATCGAAACCGGCAGCTTCTCGGCAGCGGCCGAGCGCCTGGGCGTGTCGCAGCCGGCGGTGAGCCTGCAGATCCGCCAGCTCGAACGCCGGCTCGCGGTGCGGCTCATCGAGCGCGTGGGAAAGCGGGCCCGGGCCACGCCCGCGGGCATGGAGCTGCTGCGCCACGTGCCGCACATCGACACCGCGGTCGAGAACGCGATCGATGCGCTGGCCGACCACGCGAGCGGCGTCGCAGGCCGCGTGCGGCTCGGCACCGGTGCCACCGCATGCCTTCATTTCCTGCCGGGCGTATTGCGAACGCTGCGCGAGCAGTTCCCGGGACTCGGCGTGATCGTGAGCACCGGCAACACCGAAGACCAGGCACGCAAGGTGGAGGAAAACAGCCTCGACCTCGCGCTGGTCACGCTGCCGGCCGCGGGCCGTTCGCTCGCCGCGACGCCGGTGCTCGAGGACGAGTTCGTCGCCATCGCGCCCGTGGACGCGAAAGGACTCGCACCGTTGAGGGCGAAGCTCACGCCGGCCGACCTGGGTGCGCTTCCGCTGGTGCTGTTCGAGCCCGCGGCCAACACGCGCAAGCTGGTCGACCGGTGGTTTGCCGCGGCGGGCCTGCAGCCCCAGGCGGTGATGGAACTGGGCAGCGTCGAGGCAATGAAGGAGATGGTGGCCGCGGGGCTGGGCTACGGCATCGTGCCCGGCATGTCGATGACGGGCCGCGGCGCCCACCCCGGGCTGAGGGTGCACCGGCTGAGCCCGCGCATGCATCGCACGCTGGCCGTCGTGGTG